Sequence from the Mesotoga sp. BH458_6_3_2_1 genome:
TGGAGTAATAGAGATAATGAGAAACGACGCTTCTACAGGAGGCTACTCATGGTACTACTCCGTGAATGAGGATTTGACGGCCGGCGAACGAGTAGTAGTAGCGGGGAAATTCGATCCCCGAACACGCGCATGGTATAAAACTGCGGAAGCCGAAGCGGGCCCAGTCTTTTCGCCAATCTACAAACACTTTGTGATGGATGACTTGACCATTTCTGCCGCTTGGCCTGTCTATGATAGAGAGGGCAATCTGCGGGGCGTCTTGGGAACACACATGCTGCTTTCGGGTGTTGGAGGTTTTCTCAAGGACATTGTGAGAGGCTATGATGGTTACGCTATCATTTTTGAAAGGGACACAGGCTTACTGATCGCCAACTCTATGGAGCTCGCCAACTTCTCCATCCTTTCCGATGGTACGTTCAAACGACATGAAATTGGTGAAATCGAGAACTCATACATTAAGAAGGCATATAATGATTACTCTCTAACTCAAGATCCACATTTCACATACAGGGGTGAGAGCGGAAAGCTCTTTGTAGGTATTAGAGAAATCCACATGCCGGGTGTTGACTGGATCTTGATGTCGGCAATTCCTGATGCACTCTATATGACCAGTGTTGTGGAAAGTATTCACATGACTGTATTGCTGGTTGCTCTCGCACTGATATTTTCAGTAATTGTGTTCAATATTGCCGCTGGCAAGCTGATGAAGCCTGTAGACAATCTTCTTGAGGTCTCCGCTGCATTATCCTCGGGGGATCTGTCAAAGAGAGTCGACGTGGTTAGGAACGATGAAATCGGAACGATATCGACGGGATTGAATAAAGTTGCCGATAAAATGCAGTTTCTCATCAATAACCTGGAAGATAGCGTCAGAGATAGAACGGAGAAACTGCACAAGACGAATGCGGAACTTGAAGAGAACAAGAATCAACTCCAACTGCTGTTAGATTCTACGGCAGAAGGGATTTACGGAATAGACATGAATGGGAACTGCACTTTCTGCAACACTAGTGCCGCTAGAATTCTGGGATACAAGAGCGGTGAGGAGTTGCTCGGTAAGAATATGCACATGCAGCTTCACCACAGCCGTCGGGATGGAAAGGTTTTTCCACTAGATGAATGCAAGATCATCAGATCAATCAAACATGGCAGAGGGTTCGAAGCAGATGACGAGGTCTTCTGGAGATCTGACGGGACCTCTTTCGATGTAGAGTACCATTCTTATCCCCAGATAAGAAACGGGAAGGTAGTCGGCGGGGTAATAACCTTCATGGATATTACAGAACGAAAAAAGAGAGAAGAGGAGATCAGATACTTGAGCTGTCACGACACACTTACCGGTCTTCACAACAGGAGTTGTTTTGAGAACAACCGCAAGGAACTAGACGTCCCCGACAATTTGCCGATTTCCGTTATCTTTGCAGATATCAATGGCTTAAAGATGACCAACGATGTGTTTGGTCATGCTGCCGGAGATGAGCTTATAAAAAAGTCTGCAGAAATTCTCCGCCAGTCCTGCAGAGAGAACGACGTAATTGCTCGCT
This genomic interval carries:
- a CDS encoding diguanylate cyclase, which produces MKGSRRVISIKWVITIMFMLAITISVGGIGSMIFARWLSSAERTSESIVETISESVFNHIVDFMHEPTHINEANHSIIENNILDLSNEEIREKYFVGVLSSHEAEIYSFSFGTANGEYYGARRNEDGVIEIMRNDASTGGYSWYYSVNEDLTAGERVVVAGKFDPRTRAWYKTAEAEAGPVFSPIYKHFVMDDLTISAAWPVYDREGNLRGVLGTHMLLSGVGGFLKDIVRGYDGYAIIFERDTGLLIANSMELANFSILSDGTFKRHEIGEIENSYIKKAYNDYSLTQDPHFTYRGESGKLFVGIREIHMPGVDWILMSAIPDALYMTSVVESIHMTVLLVALALIFSVIVFNIAAGKLMKPVDNLLEVSAALSSGDLSKRVDVVRNDEIGTISTGLNKVADKMQFLINNLEDSVRDRTEKLHKTNAELEENKNQLQLLLDSTAEGIYGIDMNGNCTFCNTSAARILGYKSGEELLGKNMHMQLHHSRRDGKVFPLDECKIIRSIKHGRGFEADDEVFWRSDGTSFDVEYHSYPQIRNGKVVGGVITFMDITERKKREEEIRYLSCHDTLTGLHNRSCFENNRKELDVPDNLPISVIFADINGLKMTNDVFGHAAGDELIKKSAEILRQSCRENDVIARFGGDEFIILMPKTDKEGAEEILSRIKTGFSNARVSAVKCSISLGFDTKTNIDQPLEEIMANAENSMYRDKTMNRKSANRDIIDTIIETLHSKCPREKRHSIAVSELCGETGSALNLSKPEISVLERAGYLHDIGKIILDIGILSKETLTDEEREKMRQHSVVGYRILNLFDDTLDLAEYAYSHHERWDGKGYPRGLKGEQIPLISRVISVAEAYERVLNRGDGSIEERRETAIKAVREGAGKQFDPKIAGLFIEMIEEKTT